The Synechocystis sp. PCC 7509 genome includes a window with the following:
- a CDS encoding TIGR03643 family protein — translation MNLPQLDSETIDRILEMAWEDRTPFEAISLQFGLQEPQVIELMRQKMQASSFKMWRKRVSGRKTKHLKQRDFISGRFRSDNQKGS, via the coding sequence ATGAATTTACCTCAACTCGACTCGGAAACTATCGATCGCATTTTAGAAATGGCGTGGGAAGATCGCACCCCTTTTGAAGCGATTTCTTTACAATTTGGTTTACAAGAACCTCAAGTTATTGAGCTAATGCGGCAAAAAATGCAAGCATCTAGTTTCAAAATGTGGCGCAAGCGTGTAAGCGGACGCAAAACCAAACACCTTAAACAGCGAGACTTTATAAGCGGACGCTTTCGTTCGGACAATCAAAAAGGTTCATAG
- a CDS encoding GNAT family N-acetyltransferase: MASELKIRPAAIAEAEIIYSFIEKKAEFDRNIGAFSGKIETSAEKIRQTVFNSTPFAQVLFAEIEQPIGFALYYFRYSSFRGLPSIWLDDLYIDEGFRSKGAGAALMSYLAQEAQNNCCTHLAWTADIRNIRTVSFYHCLGAKIALQNGNVCFFQWIP; the protein is encoded by the coding sequence ATGGCATCTGAGCTAAAAATACGTCCGGCGGCGATCGCAGAAGCAGAAATAATTTATTCATTTATCGAGAAAAAAGCGGAATTTGACCGCAATATCGGCGCTTTTTCGGGAAAAATTGAAACTTCAGCCGAGAAAATTCGCCAAACTGTCTTTAACTCAACACCTTTCGCACAAGTTTTGTTTGCGGAAATAGAACAACCGATTGGCTTTGCTTTGTACTATTTTAGATATTCCTCCTTCAGAGGGTTGCCGAGTATTTGGCTTGACGATTTGTATATAGATGAAGGTTTTAGAAGTAAAGGAGCAGGTGCAGCTTTGATGAGTTATCTAGCTCAAGAAGCCCAAAATAATTGTTGCACTCACCTTGCTTGGACGGCGGATATTCGCAATATTCGCACGGTTAGTTTTTATCATTGTTTGGGGGCAAAAATTGCCCTGCAAAACGGTAATGTTTGTTTTTTTCAATGGATACCGTAA
- a CDS encoding DUF6887 family protein, which produces MNETNYDGMSLDELRQYVLTHREDDRAFQAYIDFSKATGRMISIDLNSDRTRRNFRSSNSKNSCC; this is translated from the coding sequence ATGAACGAGACTAACTACGATGGTATGAGCTTAGATGAGTTACGTCAGTACGTCTTGACTCATAGAGAAGACGATCGCGCGTTTCAGGCTTATATTGACTTCTCAAAAGCTACAGGACGTATGATTAGCATAGATTTGAATAGCGATCGCACTCGAAGAAACTTTAGATCGTCAAATTCAAAAAACTCTTGCTGTTGA
- a CDS encoding class I SAM-dependent methyltransferase → MKPSNYYNKIAESYDRTRWLTAPIAEEVANFIIDLVSATPDTSFLEPGVGTGLNVIPLVKHGYSVTGIDISPEMLDCFRQKLGKVPSNLQLIHADASRLLFQDHSFDVVLTVHMLHAVSDWKALPEKWV, encoded by the coding sequence ATGAAACCGAGTAATTATTATAATAAAATTGCCGAATCTTACGATCGCACGCGCTGGTTAACCGCACCTATCGCCGAAGAAGTAGCGAACTTTATCATCGATCTTGTTAGTGCAACGCCAGATACATCTTTTTTAGAACCTGGTGTTGGTACAGGATTAAATGTTATTCCTCTAGTTAAACACGGTTACTCGGTAACGGGGATTGATATTTCCCCAGAAATGCTCGATTGCTTTCGGCAAAAGTTAGGGAAAGTTCCGAGTAATTTACAACTCATTCATGCGGATGCTTCGCGCTTGCTATTTCAAGACCATAGTTTTGATGTGGTCTTAACAGTACATATGCTACACGCGGTTTCTGACTGGAAAGCATTACCGGAAAAATGGGTCTAA